The window atttattttaatttaagatttttgacTATTTGAATTATgcagtatttatttttttattaatcgaactttattagataaaaagatatttaatattttttgtgttttatatagtatagtaaattaataagataagggcaaagattttatattttcccGTTATATAtgggacattttttttttagtttactcTTTTTcgtgagaagaagataaagcttTGGACgggttttctttactttttaaaaatatactactagATTTGAATCTAGCGGCTGAGAAGCTAAGCATCCGCCAACTGTCAAGATCCAAGCTGGTCCAGTTAAAACTATCTGTACGAAAAGGAAACTGAGACCACAGAACTAGAACGGGCTGGTCTGGTTTAACCGGCaactctaaattgatttttagTCGAACAAAGAAGTATTTTCTAAACAAACTGAGAGCATTGGGAGACTTTGACAATTCCTTTCCTAGGTCGGATTAGAAGGCAAATCTTTTTgcttataaattaaaataaaaaaacagagaagcttTTCCGACATCAAAACAAATCAGTTcgagtcaaaaagaaaaaaaaacagatctaagaagctagagagagagattaattaCTGGAATCATCGGAGCAGGTACCAAGCTCAGGCAAAGAAGAAGGAGTTCGGAGAGTAATTCCCTGTCGGAGAAGCTTTGCTTTGCTGGATTGCTAAGGTATGTCGTCATATAATAGTCGTCGGATTCGGAAGATGAGGTGGGAGCTTCCCTTTGAATTAATTGTGGAAATACTCGCTAGGGTTCCTGTTAAGGACTTAGCACGGTTTAGATGTGTCTGCAAGAGTTGGTTGTCCTTGTTCCAAGACGAGAGATTTATTAAACAGCACATGAGTCATGCCCCAACGAGGATCATGTCTTTCCGTGGCTGGCAAACTCAACCCTGCCACTTTTCTTTTGAAACTAGTACTACTACTGGCAAGCAGCCGCCAGAGATGATAGTGCAAGAGGTTGTTAAGTTGAACATTGGAGATGAAGTCTTGCTCCGCAGTTCTGGTTTGATTGGTCACTGCCATGGACTCTTTTGCTTAGACCTTGAAGATAACACTTTTGGTATTTGGAACCCGGCTTTGAGAGAATTCAGAAGAATACAAACAAGGCATCTCAATAACTGGGCTGAGATGGGTTTTGGGTATGACCACTCTACTCAAGATTATAAGCTTGTCTTGGTTCCCAGTATGAAAGAAGGCAGCTGCTCTCAAGCACAAGTGTTATCCTTGAAGTCGGGTGTGTCTCGGTTGATTGATTTCCCGTCTTTAAAAAACTTTTCCATGTGCCACATGAGACTACCTGGAACCCTTGTGGGTCAAAACATCTACTGGCAGGTCTATGATCGTGATCGTAAGGTAGCCTTGACTGAAACGATTTTGTGCTTTGATTTGGTGTCGGAGTCATTCAGCTATTGCCCAGGTCCAAGTACTTCTGGTCAAGGATTTCCTCATGCTGTTGTGGGATTGACAGGAGGTCTATGTACTGTTGGGGTTGACTTGTCTTGTGGTGATCTCATCGTTTGGTCTGCCCAACATGAAAAGGAGGAGAACACTGGTACTATCAAATCTTGGAACAAGATCCTCAGTCTCTCACGGGACATTGTTGTAAGCTCAGTTGCTCATCAAATTTTCAACTGCTGGCTAGTGTCTGCGGTAAACTATGCGGGattgcttttgtttttagtaGGTATTGGTGGAAGAGAAGCAAAGTTGCTTGCATACAACTTTGAGGACAAAAGTTTGAGAATTGTTCAGACTAGTGATAGGTGTGGACTTCTCCAGACGTATGTTGAAACACTTGTCCCTATTCCTGGCGCTTCTTTATAGTTTAGGCTTTTGAAGTgttgagaaggttttttttaataggcTTTTGAACTTGGAGTTCCTCTGCAGGTTCGATTCGAGATTCTACAATATTTGCTGGAAAAGTGACTCCATTTTGGATTGAAAATGAGTTCGGAAAGATGACTACTGCAAATCTATGTAGGCTCGCAAAATTATTCGTTTGTGCATCTTTATCAAATACTACGATTGTGTGTTCACAATGACCGCaggattttgttgttttaacgcttagcttgtttttttttttttttttttttttNNNNNNNNNNNNNNNNNNNNNNNNNNNNNNNNNNNNNNNNNNNNNNNNNNNNNNNNNNNNNNNNNNNNNNNNNNNNNNNNNNNNNNNNNNNNNNNNNNNNNNNNNNNNNNNNNNNNNNNNNNNNNNNNNNNNNNNNNNNNNNNNNNNNNNNNNNNNNNNNNNNNNNNNNNNNNNNNNNNNNNNNNNNNNNNNNNNNNNNNNNNNNNNNNNNNNNNNNNNNNNNNNNNNNNNNNNNNNNNNNNNNNNNNNNNNNNNNNNNNNNNNNNNNNNNNNNNNNNNNNNNNNNNNNNNNNNNNNNNNNNNNNNNNNNNNNNNNNNNNNNNNNNNNNNNNNNNNNNNNNNNNNNNNNNNNNNNttttttttttttttttttttttttttaataaacgtTTAGCTTATTGAAAGTGATTTAAGACCTTTTTTATTCTGGTAATTGTTATATTGAAGTCTTGTTCATCTTTATGGTTGCCAAAGATTCAACAGAATTCATTTTTTGCCACCTCTTGAGGAAGCAGCAATGAAATGAAAGCAAGATGCAAAACGTACACAAAGCTGGTTGTCTGCTGATCGAGTCAGCTTACTCTTTCACGTTATATCTGAAGAATTTAATCCCACCATATCTCAAAGCAGTTTATAGCAAAAGTAAACTTCTTGACAAGGTGTTGCCACTCTTGAATGAATGGAAATCGGTTAGTGATTCCATGCCCGATGTGTTTCATCCTGCAAATATTCGAATTAATgaatttgaccaaaaaatataaaaatgtaagaGTTTGGTATAATAAAAGCTAACTCATTAAAATTTACCgaaatgttttgaaaatgaatgcaataatgattttttgaaaatgttttttcaGGTTATTCTAAAACCGAAATTTGTGGTATATTCGGATCTTAGTTCTCCAAATTCGATGGTATATTGCATCTGTTTTCTTTTCGTTACATTTCTTATTACTGTTTTCTCGGTGAGGAACACACAGTTTTGGAAATCTCATCAGGTCACAGGAATCAGACCCACATTGTTAAGTGAAATTAATGGGcaattttatcaaatcaaaGATATCAGAGATGGTATGTAATTACTTCTATCCTGTTTACTaaaatgttttgtaaactattatCAAGTTAACCATCAACGAAACTTTTTTCTGTTGACAGATACTGACTGTAAGATGCCAAAAGGGGTGGGGCGAGCTCCGGGTCTCTTTTTCTAGCTGAGCCTTTGACTGTAAatcattcattttcttttgagGAAACTTAAAAGACAGGAGACTAGTATCAGAAGAACCTTCATATAACAGAGGAGCTTTTTTTTCAAGCTCAAAAGTGCAACAAAAGATGTTGTTGGTCAATCCTATGTGGTGGCTATAGGTTACCCTTTTGGTTGCAGGACTTGTTTGAATATGAGAGAATCTTTGCTTCTGTGTAGGATTAGCAGTGTGTTTGTCTctctgtaactttttttttgtcgtcttttGTCTCTCTATAACTAACTTATCCTCAGGTTGTTTTAGGAGGTTAGTGTGTTTGTTTAAACACTAGCTGTACTCTTCCATAATAAATGCATTCTTCAGAAGTTcacatgaaaagaaagaaaaaaaacacatttggtgtataaaaattttaaatcacttttcaaatgattttcttttaaaaaactaatccaaCAGAAATAAtccttgaaaaacaaaaaggtctACTTTCTTCTATATGTTTGAAAAGTTTGTTTAACCTTCTTGATAGATAAAATAAGTTACGATTGCAAATTAGGCCCATGTCTGTCACATACAAAGGCCCATTAATTTAACTACAACCCTAGAATGAGAAATCGCACCTTCATATAAATCGGCCGTCACTAAAagatgagcttcttcttctt is drawn from Camelina sativa cultivar DH55 chromosome 1, Cs, whole genome shotgun sequence and contains these coding sequences:
- the LOC104780902 gene encoding uncharacterized protein LOC104780902 encodes the protein MQNVHKAGCLLIESAYSFTLYLKNLIPPYLKAVYSKSKLLDKVLPLLNEWKSVILKPKFVVYSDLSSPNSMVTGIRPTLLSEINGQFYQIKDIRDDTDCKMPKGVGRAPGLFF
- the LOC104780893 gene encoding putative F-box protein At3g16210 isoform X2; amino-acid sequence: MSSYNSRRIRKMRWELPFELIVEILARVPVKDLARFRCVCKSWLSLFQDERFIKQHMSHAPTRIMSFRGWQTQPCHFSFETSTTTGKQPPEMIVQEVVKLNIGDEVLLRSSGLIGHCHGLFCLDLEDNTFGIWNPALREFRRIQTRHLNNWAEMGFGYDHSTQDYKLVLVPSMKEGSCSQAQVLSLKSGVSRLIDFPSLKNFSMCHMRLPGTLVGQNIYWQVYDRDRKVALTETILCFDLVSESFSYCPGPSTSGQGFPHAVVGLTGGLCTVGVDLSCGDLIVWSAQHEKEENTGTIKSWNKILSLSRDIV
- the LOC104780893 gene encoding putative F-box protein At3g16210 isoform X1, whose product is MSSYNSRRIRKMRWELPFELIVEILARVPVKDLARFRCVCKSWLSLFQDERFIKQHMSHAPTRIMSFRGWQTQPCHFSFETSTTTGKQPPEMIVQEVVKLNIGDEVLLRSSGLIGHCHGLFCLDLEDNTFGIWNPALREFRRIQTRHLNNWAEMGFGYDHSTQDYKLVLVPSMKEGSCSQAQVLSLKSGVSRLIDFPSLKNFSMCHMRLPGTLVGQNIYWQVYDRDRKVALTETILCFDLVSESFSYCPGPSTSGQGFPHAVVGLTGGLCTVGVDLSCGDLIVWSAQHEKEENTGTIKSWNKILSLSRDIVVSSVAHQIFNCWLVSAVNYAGLLLFLVGIGGREAKLLAYNFEDKSLRIVQTSDRCGLLQTFDSRFYNICWKSDSILD